The window aacgCACCGTTTTACTGTGGTTGATATTTTGCACTTGTCTTGGCGTCCATTGAGATTGAAAGGCAGAAGTCAACAGGTCACTTGCATTTCTCAtctgaaaacaaaaatagaagaaCGCGTGGGTTGTGGCTGAAGATCAGACGGCAGCAAATCGGTGAGTTAGTTAAAGATCGACGATGATAGTTAAGTCTAGTAGTCATGTTAGCTGGcagttagtttttatttttctttgtataaAAACATCTGGAATTTCTAATtccataaaatataaagatcTGAGGTATTTTTCAATGAATCTTGGCTCTCTCAATCTTGATCTGAGACTGTGCACTCTAAATAAAGATTTCTTTACAAGTATCCCAAATTGTACTTGCAACTTAATTCTCTCCCCTTTACCTGTCAAAATTCAACCTCCTGCATGCAATTCAAGGCTGTGTAATCAAGAATCCAGGTGAGTATTTTAATGCCTCAGTAATGTTACAGTAGATGTTATGTTTAACGCTTCTGAAACTTGTAATCAATAGCCCATGTCATCCATTGCTGGCATACGACTTGGAAGCTTATTTTTGTCATCAGGATTCTCCATGACTGTTGCTTCGGTTGTCGTCAACAGCATCGACACACTGCAATTGGAAAGCACAAGAGTCTGGCTTAAAATACTAGTCTTGTTCAATGCACAACTTTGTGACATTaaaggattttaattataaCCTTGCAGCATCGACTAAGGCTGTTCTAATGACTTTAAGGGGATCAATGATTCCGGCTTTCACCATGTCAACATATGAACCTGTTGAGTACAGTCATTACAGAGCTCAAGCAATCATGGCATGAAAGCAATAGGGTAATGAGGAAATTATTAATGTTTTGCTGAGAGAGACTACAAAACAAAGAAAGTCTCATTGTAAACTCACAAGGAGTTGAAGAAAAACCACAATTACAATTATGGAAAAATGCATGTCATATTGTATTTCATACAGGAGCAATGCTATGCGTATCTACTTTTGGTATAAAATTCATGTATACAGacaatgtgtcatcatataatttagtgattttaaatcatgtgtcatcatatgataaaacagCCCTTAATTGCATGATAACACgtcatctgtgtacataaattatgtaccaaaagtaggaatacatagttttattgtccATACAATCACAAGGAACACACCTTTGGCAGCATCAAAACCCACATTAAGATCATCTTGGTCCAATAATTTTCCAACAACAACTGAACCATCAAATCCAGCATTTGAAGCTATGGTGTAAGTAGGAGCCTACAATACACCAACATATACTGTCAGGAAATATGGATTTGCATCAAaactatgaaaattttgagaaaaaatagaTCCAAACAAACTAGACCTTAAGAGCATTCTGAATTATCTGGACACCTCTTTTCTGGTCTTCATTTTGAGTTTGAACATTCTCCAGAGACTTGCTTGCATACAAGAGAGCAACACCACCACCTAAAAAGGGTTATGTTATCaggttaaagaagaaaatatacacatattaaAGCCTATTAATAATAATGCCATGCATAGGTATTCACAAAACATTAGTCAACTTACCAGGTACAATACCCTCTTCCACAGCTGCTTTTGTAGCATTTAAAGCATCTGTAACCCTATCTTTTCTCTCTCCAACTTCTGCTTCACTCGCCCCTCCAACCTGCAAGAAAATGAATACTTACATAGGAGGTTGTAAGATGCACATATCAGAGGAGGAATTTGGTAAGATGAATATTTAACCTTAAAAACAGCAACACCACCAGATAGCTTGGAAAGTCGTTCTTGTGCTTTTTCCCTGTCAAACATAGCATCACTCTTCTCCATGGCCGTCCTCAgctgtaaaatattataaagcaAAAGTCACTTTCACAAAAGCATTTGCTTCTCTCACACAATCTAAATTTCCTAATAGATTGAAGAAtacaaattctattaatttgattgaagaagaattattaaagaaaaatcaacaaaGAGAGCATAATCAACCACCAGCATACCTGCTTGCATCTCTCTTCGATCAAATTCTTATCCCCACCACCATGTAGAATAACAGTGTCATCAACAGAGACAGTGACCTGGTACGAACTGTGTCAGCTGTACTACAAAAAGAACTTGTAGCACACATAAGCCTATATACAAACCTTTTTTGCGGTGCCAAACATCTCTACTTTGACTTTATCAAGAGTTAGACCACGATCTTCAGAGATAACCTAAATATTAAATAGTTAATCATGCCATCACAAGCATTACTATATGGGGGAAACACAAATTTAAACCTGGAAAGCTCTGTCACCTCTCCACCAGTAAGAACAGCAAGATCATCTAGATTTGCTCGTCTGTTCTCCCCAAAGCCAGGAGCTTTGATAGCACAgacctaaaatcataaaattatcaGTACAATAGTAAATGTTATTCAATTGGCATTCACCAACAATAGGAAGAGATTGCTTTTGTCTTTTAGTATTCACATCTGCTCTTTATCAATAATTGACAGTGTTGCAATGGGGGATGGCAAATATATtcttcaaatacaaaataagaTCATCTGGTTGTGGCTATAAGTGTGGATATATACAAGTACGTATTTATCACGAGAGCAATTTAATCTGTTGAAATCTTCAAACAGTAACATTTTGCACCATCTAATGCTGTATGCCTATATAAGTAACTTCAAAGGAAAGCCAATCAATCACCTTAACTCCAGCATGATGCTTGTTGAGAATGAGCATGGCCAGTGCTTCACTTTCTACATCCTCCGCCACAACAAggaattctctttttttctgtATATAATCAAACagcaaaagaagaaaggaatgaGAATTCTTCCAtgaatatcttaataatttacctaacattgctcataaaaaaaagagagttaAAAGATATGTGAAAAAGTTAATTACATTTAGAGCCAGCTCCAATATTCTCACAAGTGAGTTCATGTCTGATATCTTCTTCTCACAAACAAGAATGTAGGGATTTTCTAGTTCCTGCAACATTTGAATAACAGTATTATACATTTCagcattttttaacttttatgaaAAGGATCattttattatgttaaataaaattttccacaTAGTAGTTATATCTAGTGAAACCCCAAACAATCAATGGTATAAGTGAATAGCAATCTTATaaacttgaaaagaaaaggaaCAAATTAACAAGAATTATCATTTCACCACAATACAGTGAGAAATTCAccattaaaagtaaaaatcatcatttagaatGGAATTGTTCTGAACTTACACATTTCTGTGTCTTTtgatcagtaataaaatatggaGATATATAGCCTCTTCCAAGCTTCATTCCTTCCACCACATCCAATTCATTATCCAAAGTATTCCCATCCTATGAAATTTGCATAGTGCATAAGCTTGACCTATTTGTAAAAGTTAATTGGCATAATATAGTTAAATGCATAAGTGTTCTTACAGCAACAGTAATCACTCCATCCTTTCCAACTTTTTCCATTGCTCTTGCTATTAATTCTCCAATCTCACGTTCACCATTTGCAGAGATAGTGGCAACCTATTCATAATATaccaatatatttgaattgCTACTGACAGACAAAAGTGAGAATAATTGGGATTCAGGATTCATAGAGTAGAAGCAAATTTGATAagcaattttaattaaaaatgacttTGGAACCTAGAAGCATTACtgataattattcataaaggctacatttttcaatttattatgaTAGATAACATCTTTAGCATAATCtctaaaaaatctcattttctcctatATTCACTTCATCATGCTATAACTCTCTAAATGAAGCACAAGAAATCATTTTCATAGCCAGGACCTTTTACCATATTCACAAGAGGATGTTGGGGATTTTGGAACACTAAAACATCATCAATGTCTCCTACTCTAGACTAGGTAAGAATTCTAAAAGTTATATCTTAGCTCAATGCTTCTAGCCATACACAACTTATAcgtagtattttaaataaatttcattacCTGTGTAATCTCTTCTGAGGTACTAATCATTTGTGCTTTTTCTTTTAAGTCAGATATAACTGCATCAACTGCCATGTTAATACCACTGCGTAAATCCATGACATTTACACCAGCAGCTACAGATTTGCAGCCTTCTGTTAATATCGCCTGAGTCAAGACAGTTGCACAAGTTGTACCTGCAAAGGAGATAAGTAGCAAATCTCCAGTGACAAGAACAAATTAAATGATGTGAAGGAAACCATATTGAAAAAGATTGTTCGCTTCTGAAGGCTGCTAGTTCATACTGACACCATGGCTTTCACAGTATCATCCTATAACCACTAAACTGGACATCATAAAACAACACTCAAGTTTGTGATTTCAACATGAAAAGTTTGTGCCTAGCTATAAAATACTGGTTTTCTTTAAGTCATGCATGCAAAGAATCTATTAGAGTGTCATCAGAAAAAGAGATATAACTTCCATTCAAAGATACTCATGCATCTACACTACAAGAAGGTCAAAGTCAGGACATTACTCAAGActctatttaaaaaagaaagcaaaacccAAGCAACTTAACGTTGAGGATTTCTTGAggttttgtgatatttttttcttaagttgCTCGGCTTTTTGTTAGGCCCCAACAAGGCAAGTTTACCAAAGAGCTAAGAATAGGAGGGAAATTTCCTAATTAAAAGTCTCAATCAGAGACTAATTCCAATCTCCAAGCAATCAGGAAGTCCATGATTTCCTACTTAATCAATTTAGAGTCAACTATCTTAGTGTCAATAAAAAGGGAATATGGGTATCAACTAGAGGTATTGGATTTCAGAGTGTTATTGGGAGGTGACCTAGCTCCTCAAACTACTAGAAGAGTGTGTTTTCTGTTTTATAATTTCCTCTGTGATAAGAACCTTACAAGATCCCCATTTCTGTAGTAATAGAAAGAACTGTCCTATAGTGACTCAGTTAATTGTGTTCTAGATTCCTATCACTTTTCCCACCTGCCAGCCAAAAAAGTCTCAATCCAACTCATCAACAGAATCATATGAGTCAATGAAAAATCACAGTAGGTAACCACAATAAAATCAAGAAACAATAAGAAGATATTACCATCTCCAGCAGCTGTATTAGTTGCACTGGCAACCTGCTTTACAAGATCTGCACCAATATTTTTGGCTCTGTCCTTGAATTTAATGCTCTTTGCCACAGTGACTCCATCCTTTGTAACCTTGGGATCTCCTCTACTTTTTTCAATAATCACATTGCGACCCTGAATCAATGAACCAGGAATGGAGAACACTAAGAAGAACACAAGAAATTTTCTCAATCTATATTAAGCCtctatttatcttattataagGGATCAAAACTATATTATCCTAATCGTAGTATGATTTTTCAGGAAACATAAGAAAGAAACGTTACCTTAGGTCCCATTGTAACTTTCACAGCCTCTGCAACCTCAGATACACCTTGCAACATTGCTGTGCGGGCCCCAACCCCATAATTTACGTCCTTAGCCACATAGTTCCTACTGGATATAACCCTACTGTACACCTGTTTTTCCATTTGAAACATTAACAGAGATAGGAAAGAAAGTCGAAACTACTTCAGACAGATCAGAGCAAtcttttcaaaaacaaaagaaaacataaaaattgaaaagttttcTTTGCACCAATTCAATAAACAATGAACAGTAAATAACTTTTAAGTCATTATTCAAAATCCAAAATGAGATGACATTAACTTGAATGTTGACTTTGATTAAACAGAGCCGGATGCAACTACTTTGGCCTTAACAAGTTCACACAATTCTCCTCATTAAACTAAAAGCCCATATCATTAttgaaattaagattaaaatctTACTTTTCCTTTAAGTTTCTCATATTTTCCCAGGAATGCAATACAGACAAAGCTCATAAGGTCTTACCAGTTTCTTTGATGCAGATGAACTGTAAATaagatataaacaaaaagaacgAAAAGAACCATCAGAATGTATGTATTACATAGCTGGGAGTAACAATTAAATtccatataatatatatacacacatatacaaACATACCCGATTGAAGAAGCTAGCTTTGTAGCTGCCCTATACATAATTGGTATATTATGCACTTAAAAATTGTAGAGATAAGGAGAGATGAGCGGGTCTTCCGAGAGAAGAAACGAAGGGCTTTGCTCGGTTTGACCTGAAAATGCGAAACTTTACGCGGTTACAAGGAAATCAAACCTTTCGATTAGAGACTAGTGAAGTTGGTTCTCTGGAATATTAATGTAGGGTTTTAGGCTTAGCCGGGAGGTTTTACACTTGTGGATCATAACAAATATTGGGCCAATTAGGCCCAACGAGCCTCTTTAATGTCCAAGTCTTTGGACCGGGTTTGATGCTGGTCtccaaaactgaaaattttccaaattctttctatatattattttttagaacgggtacataattaattatagtaatattattttatttttaatttaaaattattcgatcatataataatatattatttatatatctatttgtatgttttatgtataattttatgctaTCAGtgtataacaaaaaattataaaagatattattttatctttataaatgttcttaaattcaaataaaattagaaacaatGAAATGATTCATTTCAAACCCATATTGAAAAAGCCTAAAATTTGTCCTTTGTattggtttataaattttttttttttttggtttagttttCAGCCTTTGTCATGGTTTGATGCCATTTAATGTTACACCCGAATGAGAAAACTTGTCAATAGAATATGATATGTGTGTTTGGTGAATCTGAATTTTTGGGGGCATTCAATTAACTTCTACAGGAAGTGATTCCTTGCTTagtttctttccttctttcttttcttatttttgtgtCATTATGGGGCATGATGTTTGTTGCCACCTCCTCCAATTCATGAATGGTGAATTAGAAAAAATACTCTCAATTTCATGTGGGCAAGttttaaatttcttgttttatttactattcgatatattttgaaaacatatttaCATTAATAGTTTATCAAAGTTTGTTATATAATCAATTGGTTAATTGATTCATGGCAAAAACTTTATTTTGTGACCAAATTTTCCAACACGACTTAAACACATGGGCATATAAATCCTATCAACCTTAGCACCCACCACTATTGTTTCCACATTTTTGAGTGATGTCGTTGCCGAAGATGGCAACCggaaagggaagaaaaaaactCTGGGATTGtgaaaaagtcatttttcaaatgccaagacttattcccacccaaagtatagtgaaatcccaaaTTGTCAccttttaactttcaaaaatctaaatattcatccatgagctaaaatctattaaaattttcagttaaagtttaggataaaatcgtcatttaataataatatttaaaaaactaataatttctttctaaaattaagttttgaaaagtggcactcccccctacctagggtttcaaattttgtcaacAAATTTTCGGCTAACAATGGTTGATCTCTCTCCTTCCTTGTGATGTCTTTCCCTCCACGCTTTCCCTTCGACCAACAACATCTAGAGGAGGATGACTTCTTGACTAGATCATTATTGTTATCATCCAGAAGAAGTCTACTTAGTTTAGATGATGAAAATCTTGATGAAGAGTTGAAACTCTTTATTTATATCTTCGTTGTCTAgactagggatgacaatggggaggggtggggaggggatatcaatccccatccctgtaggggatatcaatctctgtccccgttgcggggataaaaaataatctccgtcccctccccgcgaaggaaaatcccctcctcaTCCCCTCCCTGTCgtcgcggggaaaaatcccctccccatacccataaatataaattttaattcttttatatatttcaataaataaaataaatcatattttttccaaaatatcacttgctacaagagttacaaaatattctttgttattttagttcaaatataaagttttcataaaatctaataatatgcaataatctatctcttcattagtaactcttcatgtatgtgatttagggtaattttataataacattaaatttaacacttttcattcactttaattgattttatcaagtttataatttattattttttgtgtgtaaaacctggtggattgactaactaagttttgaaattgaaataaaattaatttggtgcatttgcattttatgataatgagattttggggtttttttaatatattagattaatagtttagaaattagtaaaagctaataattgataattcaaaaattagtaaaattaaagttatagttttaataaatcataatgtaaaaatttctaaaacttaatagtttagaaattattatattaatatattaggtttaagtggtggggtggggtggggtggggtggggaggggcggggcggggacacatgtatccccatccccgacccgtcccgattacggggatttttttcgtccccatccccgcccctttccccgtttttatcagGGAATTCCCTCTCCGTTAAGGTCGGAAAGGGTCGGagcccctaaaatcgggtcTAAATTGCCATTCCTAGTATAGACCAAGTCAGTTTCATCTGGACAATGACAATGACAATCTAGTCAAGTGAGAATATGTCTTTTAGCctttttcaaaactgaaaaagttGATattaagatgaaattattaattttcaaaatataagaagaaaaatgagataaaattatatttttttaatattattggtaaaataacggttttactcttactcataacaaaaaattttaacataaattagatgacgaatgagtatttgagtttttgaaacttaataggTGAGAGTTTAAGAATtaaccaaaccttgggtgggaaaaactCATTTGGCCAATCCTTTATTTTGTGACTAAATTTTCCATGGGATTTAAGTCCTCTGTCAACGCAAATTCATTAATCTATGGTAATGATAAGACATTTTTTACCAAagaaattttacataattaacAATATGAACTTGTACTTCGACTTTGTTTACGAGACATTATGGATTTATTAGTGTTATCTTATTCTTCAATAATTCCTTGTCAACCTCAGCACCCCACCACTCCACTTAGCACATTTTTGTGTTGAATTGGCCATCCACTATGTCTATCTTTACATAATGGATTTTGTCAATTAGAATATTAGTAGGGTATCATATTCATATCTCATTCTAAACTTTATTTACTTTTGAGtcgtattatatgtataatttttatgtataattttatatataaataataacgtatcatcatgtaattaaataattaaaaattaaaaataaaacaaaactaaattatatagtgatacatGTTGTTCgtacacaaaaattatacacttagttttattgtttattttttcaatatgatCCCAATCCATCTATTATagatgagtaatattatgtgtataacttttatatataactttatacacaataatgacgtgttatcatgtgattggatagttaaaaattaatgataaaataatactcaatcacatgatgatatatcattatttgtgtataaaattatatacctaatattattgatataggATTCtcttattcaataatattgagataggattaaattatatattcaattaaaagaaaaattttgttttattttctcttttctttgttaTGTTAACATCAAATTAGATTGATTTTTCTTTGGGGGTTTTGATCTTAACCCCTCGACGGatttaccaaattacaaaaattcccttaaaatttataaaccaaCAAAAATCCTCTACTATTGATTGGTTGTTAGAGTTTGTAACGTGATAggtgaataaatatttatttaattgtccCTCTTTTGTTtatggccaaacaactatttctcacccaaggtttgatgttttatcaagtttccaccatttaactatagaaataccaaacacccacccatggccgattagatttaacaaaactctaacagtggtaagggtaaaatcgtcatttttgctataatattaaaaataaactaaaatagaatctaattttgcccccctaaactttaaaaactaaaattttctctcagcctaagttttaaaaaatagcagtttcactctagggtttggttttgaaatctccagcgaccgttccggctccattgccgatggtcTCTCCCTTCCGAAGCAGCCTTTTCTTccggcgaatgttttcctcccatttggaggctcgatcggctttGTCTTCGCTTTGGGAGACAAAGAAcctcgtcggggaagacgacaAAGACGAAgacgtcttcgtctgggaagacgaagacttcgtcttccccgacgaggttcttcgtctcccaaggcgaagacgaagctgatcgagcctccaaatgagaggaaagcattcaccggaaggagaggctgcttcgagAGGGacaggtcgtcggcaatggagccgaaatggtcgtcggagatttcaaaaccaaaccctagggtgaaactgccattttttaaaacttaggctgagggaaaattttagtttttaaagttcaggggggcaaaaagagataaaattttcaggcgttagggttttgttaaatctaaccggtcatgggtgggtgtttgatgtttccatagttaaagggggaacatttgagaaaatatcaaaccttgggtgggaaatagtcgtttggcctttgtTTATTGTAGTACCCAACCgaaggatatttttgttatttcctATCCATAATGTTTAGTTCGGGgtgttattgattattttttttgtttgtcatgTAATGAAAAATGTATAGGTGTAATTTGTTTATCATCTctatattagatattaaaaaattagtatatttactaattaaatttttacaataaaaagacttttatttttaattaaaataataatttaaaaaatatattgataatttaattaattaattttatactttgacaacatgaagaaaattataataaattactatCATGAAtgatatttaacaaaaacacaaaacaaataatttaacataaagtatgtttatttatttaaacacaatattaattaatacttaataatttttaaaaacatttaaacaaaataatatttattctttttattaggGTTAATCAAATACACTAATTAAATCAATacttatatttatcaattttattaaatacaataataataatttataagtaatatataattttttaaataaaaaattacttaaatcaaatatgACATAAAGGGATTATTCTtattaaccctttttttttttttgggattggcttttttttttttaaatttgttgaatataGAAGATacctttaatatttaatattagaaaTAGGTTGACCcacataataaaaaacaaaattgataataaaaaatggaaaaaaaaaataattcttcacTAAAAATTCACAtgtcaaaaattattattgaagaTATAAGGCTATGGAGCCATGGCTGCCTTCATGTGCATGCGTCAATCACTCCTCAATACATGCTTCCTTCACACATgccttcaaaatttttgaaagaccAACCCCTTTCCTTTCTCCTTGATTAATTTTCCAACTTATAGAGGAAGCACTTCCGCAAGAAAAAGCACTTTCTGAATTCCGAGGGCCCTAATTTTTACCTTCCAAACACACCCACATTTGTACACGCAAGTCAACCACCACAAAATTATTTCCCACCGacacataaaaatttgaatggcaaaaaaattaagtttttgttttatatagttataagattatggtaattaattaaaaatataataaaaattttaaattaagaataatttatttaaaacaaaaattaaataaaaatataaataattcaaatttt of the Mangifera indica cultivar Alphonso unplaced genomic scaffold, CATAS_Mindica_2.1 Un_0016, whole genome shotgun sequence genome contains:
- the LOC123205792 gene encoding chaperonin CPN60-like 2, mitochondrial isoform X1, giving the protein MYRAATKLASSIGSSASKKLVYSRVISSRNYVAKDVNYGVGARTAMLQGVSEVAEAVKVTMGPKGRNVIIEKSRGDPKVTKDGVTVAKSIKFKDRAKNIGADLVKQVASATNTAAGDGTTCATVLTQAILTEGCKSVAAGVNVMDLRSGINMAVDAVISDLKEKAQMISTSEEITQVATISANGEREIGELIARAMEKVGKDGVITVADGNTLDNELDVVEGMKLGRGYISPYFITDQKTQKCELENPYILVCEKKISDMNSLVRILELALNKKREFLVVAEDVESEALAMLILNKHHAGVKVCAIKAPGFGENRRANLDDLAVLTGGEVISEDRGLTLDKVKVEMFGTAKKVTVSVDDTVILHGGGDKNLIEERCKQLRTAMEKSDAMFDREKAQERLSKLSGGVAVFKVGGASEAEVGERKDRVTDALNATKAAVEEGIVPGGGVALLYASKSLENVQTQNEDQKRGVQIIQNALKAPTYTIASNAGFDGSVVVGKLLDQDDLNVGFDAAKGSYVDMVKAGIIDPLKVIRTALVDAASVSMLLTTTEATVMENPDDKNKLPSRMPAMDDMGY
- the LOC123205792 gene encoding chaperonin CPN60-like 2, mitochondrial isoform X2, with product MSFVCIAFLGKYEKLKGKVYSRVISSRNYVAKDVNYGVGARTAMLQGVSEVAEAVKVTMGPKGRNVIIEKSRGDPKVTKDGVTVAKSIKFKDRAKNIGADLVKQVASATNTAAGDGTTCATVLTQAILTEGCKSVAAGVNVMDLRSGINMAVDAVISDLKEKAQMISTSEEITQVATISANGEREIGELIARAMEKVGKDGVITVADGNTLDNELDVVEGMKLGRGYISPYFITDQKTQKCELENPYILVCEKKISDMNSLVRILELALNKKREFLVVAEDVESEALAMLILNKHHAGVKVCAIKAPGFGENRRANLDDLAVLTGGEVISEDRGLTLDKVKVEMFGTAKKVTVSVDDTVILHGGGDKNLIEERCKQLRTAMEKSDAMFDREKAQERLSKLSGGVAVFKVGGASEAEVGERKDRVTDALNATKAAVEEGIVPGGGVALLYASKSLENVQTQNEDQKRGVQIIQNALKAPTYTIASNAGFDGSVVVGKLLDQDDLNVGFDAAKGSYVDMVKAGIIDPLKVIRTALVDAASVSMLLTTTEATVMENPDDKNKLPSRMPAMDDMGY